Proteins from a single region of Rhodobacteraceae bacterium LMO-JJ12:
- the phaZ gene encoding polyhydroxyalkanoate depolymerase, giving the protein MRYMATYDLMETFRNTNQWLGASALSLASYPMFSMVPNPAFQWMAAWGEVTERTFARMVVKPSWGIRTFTCEDGKDHLVNIETVVERPFGDLIHFSIPGREPAQRKVLLVAPMSGHYATLLRSTVKSLLVDCEVYITDWHNARDIPVSEGKFDVEDYTLYLVDFMKALGPDTHVIAVCQPAPLTLAATAYLAEQDPEAQPRSLTLIGGPIDPDAAETDVTDFGRRVTMGQLEETAIQRVGFKHKGVGRMVYPGLLQLSSFMSMNGERHSQAFQDQIMRVMQGQAGDDDPHNRFYDEYLAVMDMTAEFYLSTVERVFKNREIAKNEFVVDGHKVDIGAITTVAVKTVEGEKDDISAPGQCIAALDLCTGLPDSKKASHVEPGAGHYGIFAGSSWRNNIRPLVIDFIDANSGDDKASSASAKTASKPSRAKGKKAANKNAAA; this is encoded by the coding sequence CTACGATCTGATGGAAACTTTCCGTAATACCAATCAGTGGCTTGGTGCCTCCGCCCTGTCTCTGGCATCTTACCCGATGTTCTCAATGGTTCCAAACCCCGCTTTTCAATGGATGGCGGCTTGGGGCGAAGTGACAGAACGCACCTTTGCGCGCATGGTGGTCAAGCCCAGCTGGGGCATCCGCACCTTCACCTGCGAGGACGGCAAAGATCACCTCGTCAATATCGAAACCGTGGTCGAACGCCCGTTTGGCGATCTGATTCATTTCTCCATTCCCGGCCGCGAACCCGCCCAGCGCAAAGTCTTGCTGGTGGCACCAATGTCGGGTCACTACGCCACATTGCTGCGTTCGACCGTGAAATCGCTTCTGGTCGATTGTGAAGTCTATATCACTGATTGGCACAACGCGCGCGATATCCCGGTCTCCGAAGGCAAGTTCGATGTCGAGGATTATACACTCTACCTTGTCGATTTTATGAAGGCGCTTGGCCCCGACACCCACGTGATCGCCGTGTGCCAGCCCGCCCCCCTAACCCTTGCCGCCACCGCCTATCTGGCCGAGCAAGACCCCGAAGCACAGCCGCGCTCGCTGACCCTCATTGGTGGTCCGATCGACCCTGACGCCGCCGAAACGGATGTGACCGACTTTGGCCGCCGCGTCACCATGGGCCAACTCGAAGAAACCGCAATTCAGCGTGTCGGCTTCAAACACAAGGGCGTTGGCCGCATGGTCTACCCCGGCCTTCTGCAACTGTCCTCGTTCATGTCGATGAATGGCGAGCGTCACTCGCAAGCCTTCCAGGATCAGATCATGCGCGTAATGCAGGGCCAAGCCGGTGATGACGACCCCCATAACCGGTTTTACGATGAATACCTCGCCGTGATGGACATGACGGCCGAATTCTACCTCTCGACGGTCGAACGCGTGTTCAAGAACCGCGAAATCGCCAAGAATGAATTTGTGGTCGACGGCCACAAGGTAGACATCGGTGCAATCACCACCGTTGCGGTCAAAACTGTTGAAGGCGAGAAAGACGACATTTCCGCCCCCGGCCAATGTATTGCCGCGCTTGATCTGTGCACCGGCCTGCCCGACAGCAAGAAAGCCAGCCATGTCGAACCGGGTGCGGGTCACTATGGCATCTTCGCCGGCAGCAGCTGGCGCAACAACATCCGCCCGCTTGTTATTGATTTCATCGACGCCAACTCCGGCGATGACAAAGCCAGCA